In Gracilimonas sp., a single window of DNA contains:
- a CDS encoding dodecin family protein, translating into MSLAKVIEVIAEGNTMEKAVENAVSQASKTVQNIRSINCENIQAIVEDNRIKKYRVNAKVTFVVND; encoded by the coding sequence ATGTCTTTAGCTAAAGTTATTGAAGTGATTGCTGAGGGAAATACCATGGAAAAAGCCGTGGAAAATGCCGTAAGTCAAGCTTCTAAAACCGTTCAAAATATCAGAAGTATAAACTGTGAAAATATACAGGCCATCGTAGAAGATAATCGCATTAAGAAATACAGAGTCAATGCAAAAGTGACTTTTGTGGTGAATGACTGA
- a CDS encoding sensor histidine kinase, whose amino-acid sequence MAFGINRITRYLTLGVVVISALVMGFILYELGGTKQYFANQLIEQSSKRVESELDQFFLPVKNIINTLKQQQEMQLLQNPTSASLNRYFIPVINQHPQISSIGIADSRGKELNILPDSIAGSWLNREVYVDEWGMTERWRRLAFDEALIPVESWTQDLKTDPRNREWFTGALRENGEFIHWTDPYTYMTGELGLTASVTWKSSQNDTLQHILALDLTLEDISKFSQNLSLTENNQLFIITKQSKKIIGLPGNYKNVSSKELAGKILSTPKEFGSPALVELLNYPNDEIVSFKAQNQKWWGIVKTYSITPNKEFLIAVLIPESDFLQEIDRTNNAVIAGFFVILFLSSLLVFSNNKLRNLSQELNEKNNLITGQKERLFAEVHHRVKNNLAVMGALIELENMESNDPSVKQVLTQTQRRIKSMATVQEVLYKSDDMRRVWIHDFIPGILNLSKKDFSELDIEINQEINPILINVNQALTYGLLLNECMNSIFKFGFKLRREIQVRVYENENSITTEIKVNSEVDNLQKNQGVGRQLIEVLLAQLKANLKVASEDGHTLYLIIFEPKDKKGIMSNLSY is encoded by the coding sequence ATGGCTTTTGGAATAAACCGGATCACCAGGTACCTGACCTTAGGAGTTGTGGTAATTTCCGCACTTGTTATGGGGTTTATTCTTTATGAGCTTGGGGGAACCAAACAGTATTTTGCCAATCAGTTAATTGAACAATCTTCAAAGCGTGTTGAAAGCGAACTGGATCAATTTTTCCTACCTGTTAAAAACATTATAAATACGTTGAAGCAGCAGCAAGAAATGCAGCTCTTGCAAAACCCCACTTCCGCTTCACTCAACCGTTATTTTATTCCGGTTATCAATCAGCACCCGCAAATTTCTTCCATAGGGATTGCTGACAGCCGGGGTAAGGAATTAAATATATTACCGGATTCAATTGCGGGAAGCTGGCTAAACAGGGAAGTATATGTAGATGAATGGGGGATGACTGAAAGATGGAGGCGGTTGGCCTTTGATGAGGCGCTTATCCCCGTTGAATCATGGACTCAAGATTTGAAAACGGACCCCAGGAATCGTGAGTGGTTTACCGGGGCATTGAGGGAGAATGGAGAATTTATCCACTGGACAGACCCCTATACTTATATGACCGGTGAACTTGGCCTTACTGCCTCCGTAACATGGAAATCATCTCAAAATGATACACTTCAGCACATATTGGCACTGGATTTGACCCTTGAAGATATTTCAAAATTCTCGCAGAATTTAAGCCTGACTGAGAATAATCAGCTTTTCATCATAACAAAACAAAGCAAAAAAATCATCGGCCTGCCCGGAAATTATAAAAATGTGTCTTCTAAAGAATTAGCAGGGAAGATATTATCAACTCCGAAAGAATTCGGAAGCCCTGCATTGGTTGAATTGCTTAATTATCCTAATGATGAAATCGTTTCTTTTAAAGCCCAAAACCAAAAATGGTGGGGGATCGTAAAAACCTATTCTATTACTCCAAATAAAGAATTTCTGATTGCGGTACTGATACCCGAGAGCGATTTTTTGCAAGAAATTGACAGGACTAATAATGCCGTGATTGCCGGTTTTTTTGTAATCCTTTTTCTTTCTTCCCTGCTTGTTTTTAGTAACAATAAATTAAGAAACCTTAGTCAAGAGCTTAATGAGAAAAACAATCTCATTACCGGTCAAAAAGAACGATTGTTTGCAGAAGTACATCACCGGGTGAAAAATAATCTGGCAGTAATGGGCGCATTGATTGAACTTGAAAATATGGAGAGTAATGATCCATCCGTGAAACAGGTGCTTACGCAAACCCAGCGAAGGATAAAATCTATGGCTACGGTTCAGGAAGTTTTATACAAGTCTGATGATATGAGACGGGTATGGATACATGATTTTATCCCGGGCATCCTGAACCTCAGTAAAAAAGATTTTAGCGAGCTCGATATTGAAATAAATCAGGAAATCAATCCCATTCTTATCAATGTAAACCAGGCACTAACTTATGGATTGCTGCTTAATGAATGTATGAACAGTATTTTTAAGTTTGGTTTTAAGCTAAGGAGGGAGATACAAGTTCGGGTATATGAAAACGAGAATTCCATCACTACGGAAATTAAAGTTAATTCTGAAGTTGATAATCTTCAGAAGAATCAAGGCGTGGGCAGGCAATTAATCGAGGTGCTTTTAGCTCAATTGAAAGCCAACCTCAAGGTAGCATCTGAAGACGGCCATACGTTATACCTTATTATATTTGAGCCAAAGGATAAGAAAGGAATAATGAGTAACCTGAGTTATTAA
- a CDS encoding VOC family protein, whose protein sequence is MTKNRLLRMDNVGIVVESLDDAISFFSEIGLKLEGRGTIEGEWAGRVTGLGSQCVEVAMMVTPDGHSRIELSKFITPPVKSDHRTAPVNALGYLRAMFTVEDIDEMVSRLTGKGAQLVGEIVQYENAYRLCYIRGVEGLLIGLAEEISDKDK, encoded by the coding sequence ATGACAAAAAACAGATTACTGAGAATGGACAATGTCGGCATCGTCGTAGAATCCCTGGATGATGCTATTTCGTTTTTCTCGGAGATTGGCTTAAAGCTGGAAGGCCGGGGAACCATAGAAGGAGAATGGGCCGGCCGGGTTACCGGACTCGGTTCTCAGTGTGTGGAGGTTGCCATGATGGTTACTCCGGATGGACACAGCCGGATCGAACTTTCAAAATTCATCACTCCCCCGGTCAAATCAGACCATCGGACTGCACCTGTAAATGCACTCGGTTATCTGCGTGCCATGTTCACCGTTGAAGACATTGACGAGATGGTATCCAGGCTGACCGGGAAGGGTGCACAACTCGTTGGAGAAATCGTTCAGTATGAGAACGCATATCGACTGTGCTATATCAGGGGAGTTGAGGGGCTTCTGATTGGACTGGCAGAAGAAATCAGTGATAAAGATAAATAG
- a CDS encoding hotdog fold thioesterase, whose protein sequence is MGHALGIEFNHVGSDKLVASMPVNENTVQPFGVLHGGASVALAETLCSVGGWFQLDETDKTVVGVEINANHIRAVRMGGEVTGTAKPVHVGRKIQVWECELRDEQDKLVCTSRCTLAVVGR, encoded by the coding sequence ATGGGACATGCTCTTGGTATCGAATTTAACCACGTTGGTTCCGACAAACTGGTGGCCTCCATGCCGGTTAATGAAAACACGGTACAGCCTTTTGGCGTTCTGCACGGCGGGGCGTCGGTCGCTTTGGCGGAGACCTTATGTTCCGTGGGCGGCTGGTTTCAGCTGGATGAAACGGATAAAACGGTGGTGGGCGTTGAAATTAATGCCAATCATATCCGAGCGGTACGGATGGGCGGAGAGGTGACGGGAACGGCCAAACCGGTGCACGTGGGCCGGAAGATACAGGTTTGGGAGTGTGAGCTCCGCGATGAACAGGATAAACTGGTTTGCACTTCAAGGTGCACGCTGGCGGTGGTGGGAAGGTGA
- a CDS encoding long-chain fatty acid--CoA ligase, translating to MKYEPTTILSIVAKGREKNKTGIFSAVKRNGEWIETTIEDFEQMVHDLALGLYELGVRRGDKVSLHAENSTEWLVIDQAVLSLGAVVVPIYTTQPGEQIKYILENSESKVHFVSDDEVFAETKPLIKGVENVKAVISILGTDHKKLYDFDDILEMGHKRNEEEPNLFEKLRSEVAPDDLATLIYTSGTTGVPKGVMLTHNNIAGNALASHEIFPFDPKDFDEPKVISYLPLAHMFERTASYIYAYAGVPPYYIEEVDEIRDDFATVKPIYMVTVPRLLEKIVTGIKVKGQEMSGLKKQLYYWAVNLAEEYDPENPPAKWKWKIADKLVYAKIRELFGGRMVGFNVGGAALSPNIARFINGIGIYCGLGYGLTETSPVLTGPPKGELRIGSSGKPLVDVEIKIAEDGEILARGPNIMKGYYKMPEKTEEAIDDDGWFYTGDIGHLDEDGWLFVTDRKKSLFKLSTGKYVAPQPIENALVNSGFIEQAVVVGSEHKFCGALIVPNWENMKKRFETKGHKFPEENFTENEYVIKRIQKEVDKVNENLSKWEKVKKFKLLEDLFTIDAGEITPTLKVKRNVINEKYKEQIDGIYADEES from the coding sequence ATGAAATACGAACCAACCACTATTTTATCGATTGTTGCTAAAGGCCGGGAAAAAAATAAAACCGGGATTTTTTCTGCGGTCAAAAGAAATGGAGAATGGATTGAAACTACCATAGAAGATTTTGAGCAAATGGTACATGACCTGGCCCTGGGGCTTTATGAGTTGGGCGTGAGAAGAGGAGATAAGGTATCACTGCATGCCGAAAACTCCACCGAGTGGCTGGTGATTGATCAGGCGGTGCTTTCTCTGGGAGCCGTGGTGGTGCCGATTTATACAACCCAGCCCGGCGAGCAGATTAAGTATATCCTGGAAAATTCGGAGTCCAAGGTGCACTTTGTCTCTGATGATGAGGTGTTTGCTGAAACCAAACCACTCATTAAAGGCGTGGAAAATGTAAAGGCGGTGATTTCCATTCTCGGTACAGACCATAAAAAATTATACGATTTTGATGACATCCTGGAAATGGGGCACAAGCGCAATGAGGAAGAACCGAATCTCTTTGAAAAATTGAGAAGCGAGGTAGCCCCGGATGACCTCGCTACGCTGATTTATACCTCAGGGACAACCGGAGTACCTAAAGGGGTGATGCTGACGCATAATAACATTGCCGGAAATGCCCTGGCATCCCATGAAATATTTCCTTTTGACCCGAAAGATTTTGATGAACCTAAAGTAATTTCCTACCTGCCGCTGGCGCACATGTTTGAACGAACCGCTTCATATATCTATGCTTATGCGGGGGTGCCTCCGTATTACATAGAAGAAGTAGATGAGATTCGGGACGACTTTGCAACTGTTAAGCCCATTTATATGGTAACGGTGCCGAGGTTGTTGGAAAAGATTGTGACCGGTATCAAAGTGAAGGGACAGGAAATGAGCGGGCTGAAGAAGCAGCTTTATTATTGGGCGGTGAATTTAGCCGAAGAATATGACCCCGAGAATCCCCCGGCAAAGTGGAAATGGAAAATTGCGGATAAGCTGGTATATGCCAAAATCCGGGAATTATTTGGCGGACGGATGGTAGGATTTAATGTGGGGGGAGCCGCCCTGTCGCCTAACATTGCCCGGTTTATAAATGGCATCGGAATTTATTGCGGATTGGGTTATGGGCTGACCGAAACTTCCCCGGTACTGACCGGGCCCCCAAAAGGAGAATTGAGGATCGGTTCTTCCGGAAAACCACTGGTGGATGTGGAAATTAAGATTGCTGAAGATGGTGAGATTTTGGCCCGGGGCCCAAACATCATGAAGGGATATTACAAAATGCCGGAGAAAACGGAAGAGGCGATCGATGACGACGGATGGTTTTATACCGGGGATATCGGTCATTTGGATGAAGATGGATGGTTGTTCGTGACTGACCGGAAAAAGTCACTGTTTAAGCTTTCCACCGGGAAATATGTAGCCCCTCAACCCATCGAGAATGCACTGGTAAACAGCGGATTTATTGAACAGGCGGTAGTGGTTGGAAGTGAACATAAATTCTGCGGAGCGCTGATTGTGCCTAATTGGGAAAACATGAAGAAACGGTTTGAAACCAAGGGCCATAAATTTCCGGAAGAAAACTTCACCGAAAATGAATATGTGATAAAACGAATTCAGAAAGAAGTGGATAAGGTGAATGAAAATCTTTCCAAGTGGGAAAAGGTGAAAAAATTCAAACTTCTTGAAGACCTATTTACGATTGATGCCGGAGAAATCACTCCAACCCTCAAAGTGAAACGCAATGTCATCAACGAGAAATACAAAGAACAGATTGATGGGATATATGCGGATGAGGAATCATAG
- a CDS encoding 3-hydroxyacyl-CoA dehydrogenase/enoyl-CoA hydratase family protein, which translates to MKKYSIRKVAVLGSGVMGSQIAAHCINAGLDVVMLDLKSDDPNRPNKTAEESLQKASRMKPAPFGLPEFAKRVETGNFEDDFDKLKEADWICEVIIEKMDIKKEMMSRIEEIRKPETIVSSNTSGLPIGEISEDCTEDFKAHFLGTHFFNPPRYMKLLEVIPTGHTSDDVTEYMHRFCEKILGKGVVICKDTPNFIANRVGIFSIANIMPYFFNKDFRAEEIDLLTGTLTGYSKAATFRTADMAGLDVTNHVAKNLYPSIPDDEMRGTFKLPEKFQKMVDEGKIGNKAGKGFYSKQKGEYLVINPETLEYESQQELEDPVLEEANRIKDTAERLKFLVNSEDKIGDFLWNVHRDLLLYAANRIPEITDSPLSIDRAMQWGFNWQLGPFQRWDALGIQDVVDRLKKENRDIPPLITELLDAGFTSFYKDGKVYDPQTQSMAEIPPEAQGEIKVQQLRKSKAPVMENDSAALHDMGDGVALFEFKTRNATLGAELVQSLYKSLDLVKQDFEALVISHDGDNFAFGANLKEALTAKQKGDWESVVEAVNSFQETAVALRYAPFPVVSAPFGKTLGGGVEFCLYSDKVIAHHELYMGLVEVGVGLIPAGGGTTELLRRAMDKLEGEADPLPFIREVFKTIGMAKISESAHLAKDLGYLRDSDTIVMNRDLLIKTAKQEALNLLQAGYRSPADTPVKVLGKTALAAMKLMLHVMHEGKFITDYDKVVAERVAYVLAGGDLSEEQEVPESYLLKLERDAILECLQDDRTLARMEHMLKKGKPLRN; encoded by the coding sequence ATGAAAAAATATTCGATCAGGAAAGTTGCAGTTTTAGGTTCGGGAGTGATGGGAAGTCAGATTGCGGCCCATTGTATAAATGCCGGGCTGGATGTGGTCATGTTGGATTTGAAAAGCGATGACCCCAACCGTCCCAATAAAACGGCAGAAGAGAGCCTTCAAAAAGCTTCCAGGATGAAACCGGCTCCTTTTGGATTGCCCGAATTTGCCAAACGTGTAGAAACCGGAAACTTCGAGGATGATTTCGACAAGCTTAAAGAGGCCGACTGGATTTGCGAAGTGATCATCGAAAAAATGGACATCAAAAAAGAGATGATGTCGCGTATTGAAGAGATTCGGAAGCCGGAAACTATCGTCAGTTCCAACACTTCCGGGTTACCGATTGGGGAAATCAGCGAAGATTGCACCGAAGATTTTAAAGCTCATTTTTTGGGAACGCATTTCTTTAATCCGCCCAGGTACATGAAATTGCTTGAGGTGATTCCAACCGGCCATACTTCAGATGATGTAACCGAATACATGCATCGTTTTTGTGAAAAAATACTTGGTAAGGGAGTTGTGATTTGTAAAGACACTCCGAACTTCATTGCTAACCGCGTTGGGATTTTTTCCATCGCTAATATTATGCCCTACTTTTTCAATAAAGATTTTAGGGCTGAGGAGATCGACCTGCTCACCGGAACGCTTACGGGCTATTCCAAAGCTGCTACCTTTCGCACCGCAGATATGGCCGGGCTGGATGTAACGAATCATGTAGCCAAGAACTTATACCCTTCTATTCCTGATGATGAGATGAGGGGTACTTTTAAGCTCCCGGAAAAATTTCAGAAAATGGTAGATGAAGGGAAGATCGGTAATAAGGCCGGTAAAGGGTTTTACTCCAAACAAAAAGGCGAATATCTGGTCATAAACCCTGAAACGCTGGAGTATGAATCGCAGCAGGAGCTGGAAGATCCGGTGCTGGAAGAAGCAAATCGAATTAAGGATACAGCAGAACGACTGAAGTTCCTGGTGAACTCGGAGGATAAAATTGGCGATTTCCTGTGGAATGTTCACCGTGATCTATTGCTTTATGCCGCGAATCGTATCCCCGAAATAACCGATTCCCCCCTCTCCATAGACCGCGCCATGCAATGGGGGTTCAACTGGCAGTTGGGCCCATTCCAGCGATGGGATGCCTTGGGAATACAAGATGTAGTGGACCGGCTCAAAAAAGAAAACCGGGACATTCCACCGCTTATCACGGAATTGCTGGATGCCGGCTTTACCTCCTTCTATAAGGATGGAAAAGTTTATGATCCTCAAACCCAATCAATGGCAGAGATACCGCCGGAAGCTCAGGGTGAAATAAAAGTACAGCAGCTTCGGAAATCAAAAGCTCCGGTCATGGAAAATGACAGTGCGGCACTGCATGATATGGGAGATGGAGTGGCACTCTTTGAATTTAAAACCAGGAATGCTACGCTGGGTGCTGAGCTGGTACAGTCTCTGTATAAATCATTGGATTTAGTGAAACAGGATTTTGAGGCATTGGTAATCAGTCATGATGGCGATAATTTTGCCTTTGGAGCCAATTTGAAAGAAGCTTTGACCGCCAAACAAAAGGGGGATTGGGAGAGCGTGGTTGAAGCGGTAAATAGTTTCCAGGAAACGGCAGTTGCCCTGCGATATGCTCCGTTTCCGGTAGTTTCCGCTCCGTTTGGAAAAACTTTGGGCGGAGGCGTTGAGTTTTGTTTGTATTCCGACAAAGTAATCGCCCATCATGAGTTATATATGGGGTTGGTTGAAGTGGGAGTTGGGTTGATTCCGGCAGGGGGCGGAACCACAGAACTGCTTCGGCGGGCAATGGATAAGCTGGAAGGAGAAGCCGACCCGTTGCCGTTCATTCGGGAAGTATTTAAAACAATCGGAATGGCGAAGATTTCTGAAAGTGCACATTTAGCAAAGGATTTGGGCTATCTGAGAGACTCTGACACTATCGTTATGAATCGTGACCTGCTGATCAAAACCGCGAAACAAGAAGCATTGAATCTGCTTCAGGCCGGATACCGATCACCTGCGGATACGCCGGTCAAAGTACTGGGTAAAACAGCCCTTGCTGCCATGAAATTGATGCTCCATGTAATGCATGAAGGGAAGTTCATTACAGATTATGACAAAGTCGTAGCTGAGCGTGTTGCTTATGTATTGGCCGGTGGAGATTTGAGTGAAGAGCAGGAAGTCCCGGAATCTTATTTACTGAAATTGGAAAGGGATGCCATTCTTGAATGCCTTCAGGATGACCGGACATTGGCCCGGATGGAGCACATGCTGAAGAAGGGAAAACCTTTAAGAAATTAA
- a CDS encoding nucleotidyl transferase AbiEii/AbiGii toxin family protein, translating to MFYSSSPSNSIYGYCGYAVLYHGEARFTEDIDIILGVDNDDLSRILNIVSGDFQVRTKNPEKFVNQTNVLPLRETDSGIKVDLIFSFIEFEREAIRNAEIVKIEGNEVRIVKAEDLIIYKLLAGRPKDLEDAKNVLQLNETKIDLKKIDHSINEISEMMGNDSVIRKWNEIKDQSG from the coding sequence ATGTTCTATTCTTCAAGTCCATCAAATTCCATATATGGTTATTGTGGTTATGCAGTTTTGTATCACGGGGAAGCACGATTTACGGAAGACATTGATATTATCTTAGGGGTTGATAATGATGATTTAAGCCGAATTCTGAACATAGTTTCAGGTGATTTTCAAGTAAGGACAAAGAATCCTGAAAAGTTTGTAAACCAGACCAATGTTTTACCCCTAAGAGAAACTGACTCAGGTATAAAAGTAGATCTGATTTTTTCATTCATTGAGTTTGAAAGAGAGGCTATTCGTAATGCAGAAATAGTGAAAATTGAAGGGAACGAAGTAAGAATTGTAAAGGCTGAAGATTTAATAATTTATAAATTATTAGCGGGCAGGCCTAAAGATTTAGAAGATGCAAAAAATGTACTGCAGTTGAATGAGACAAAAATTGATCTAAAAAAAATAGATCATAGCATTAATGAAATTTCAGAAATGATGGGTAATGATTCGGTAATTCGAAAATGGAATGAAATAAAAGATCAATCAGGATAA
- a CDS encoding aminotransferase class V-fold PLP-dependent enzyme, giving the protein MSKIRKSSIEMDKEEFRKIGHQLIDDISEFIHSIDQKPVTPNESPGQLQDILGNFELPETGKPAAELISTATDLLIDHSLLNGHPKFLGYITSSAAPIGALADLLAASVNPNVGAHILSPIATEIEKQTVRWLCEFIGVSSDYGGILVSGGNMANFTAFLAARTAKAPKSIKEEGIQNSPHQLTVYCSQTTHTWIEKAAILFGLGTDSIRWIPTDDSNKMDNQALEAAIKKDLDNKCIPLMVIGTAGDVSTGVVDDLSTIAAICKKYDLWFHIDGAYGMPAAIIPKLRPVFEGIKEADSIALDPHKWLYAPLEAGCTLIKNPQHLLDTYSSHPEYYNFSTHANEFAQNFYEYGLQNSRGFRALKVWLSLQQVGRSGYEQLISEDIELSEMLFALAEKHPELEAVSQNLSITAFRYVPLDHPKNDDYLNQLNNELLNELQAGGKVFLSNAVVKGNYCLRACIVNFRTSEKDIAEIIETVVREGRKAHLKRSRTEE; this is encoded by the coding sequence ATGTCAAAGATCAGAAAGTCATCCATTGAAATGGATAAGGAAGAATTCCGAAAAATCGGACATCAGCTCATCGATGATATTTCTGAGTTCATTCATTCAATTGATCAGAAGCCGGTTACTCCGAATGAAAGTCCGGGTCAGTTACAAGATATTTTAGGAAACTTCGAACTGCCTGAAACCGGAAAGCCCGCAGCGGAATTAATTTCTACTGCCACTGATTTATTGATCGACCATTCTTTGCTTAACGGACATCCTAAGTTTTTGGGATACATTACTTCTTCGGCGGCCCCCATTGGAGCATTAGCAGATTTACTGGCCGCTTCAGTCAACCCAAATGTGGGAGCCCATATCTTAAGTCCCATTGCCACTGAAATTGAAAAACAGACCGTCAGATGGCTTTGCGAATTTATCGGGGTCTCATCCGACTATGGCGGCATATTGGTCAGCGGAGGGAACATGGCCAATTTCACGGCATTCCTGGCAGCAAGAACGGCAAAGGCGCCAAAGAGTATTAAGGAAGAAGGGATTCAAAATTCCCCCCATCAATTAACGGTTTACTGTTCTCAAACCACCCATACCTGGATTGAAAAAGCCGCAATATTATTTGGTCTGGGTACGGATTCTATACGATGGATACCAACTGACGACTCCAACAAGATGGATAACCAGGCTCTGGAAGCGGCCATTAAAAAAGACCTGGATAATAAATGTATCCCGCTAATGGTCATCGGCACGGCCGGTGATGTGAGCACGGGCGTGGTGGATGATCTGAGTACAATCGCAGCGATTTGCAAAAAATATGATTTGTGGTTCCACATTGACGGGGCTTATGGGATGCCTGCAGCCATTATCCCAAAACTCAGGCCCGTGTTTGAAGGAATTAAAGAAGCAGATTCTATTGCCCTGGACCCGCATAAATGGCTATATGCCCCGCTGGAAGCCGGATGCACCTTAATCAAAAACCCTCAGCATTTACTCGACACCTATAGTTCACATCCCGAATATTATAACTTCAGCACCCATGCAAACGAGTTTGCCCAAAATTTTTATGAATACGGACTGCAAAACTCCCGCGGTTTCCGGGCGTTAAAAGTTTGGCTCTCATTACAGCAAGTCGGCCGAAGCGGGTATGAACAACTCATCAGTGAAGACATTGAACTCTCTGAAATGCTATTCGCCCTTGCGGAAAAACATCCCGAATTAGAAGCCGTTTCCCAAAATTTAAGCATTACGGCCTTCCGGTATGTCCCATTGGATCACCCCAAAAACGACGATTATCTGAATCAACTGAACAATGAACTTTTGAATGAACTGCAGGCCGGGGGAAAAGTTTTTCTGTCGAACGCCGTGGTGAAGGGAAATTATTGTTTGAGGGCCTGCATTGTGAATTTCAGAACATCTGAAAAGGATATTGCTGAAATCATTGAGACCGTGGTGCGAGAGGGAAGAAAAGCGCATCTGAAACGCTCCCGGACAGAGGAATAG
- a CDS encoding thiolase family protein, with translation MSDREAYIVAAARTPCGKANKGSLRFTRPDSMGGEVVKDLLKRTKGLEAEQVEDVIMGCAFPEASQGLNVARQIALLGGLPDSVPGVTVNRFCSSGLQTIAMAAERIMAGAADVIIAGGVESMSLVPMGGMSVQPNPELVDNKPGVYVSMGITAENVADKYKVSREDQDEFGYRSHQRAIKAWEDGKFDEQITPVKVKEKKVTADGEVVEDSFTFKKDEGPRKDTSVEALSGLRPVFKNGGSVTAGNSSQMNDAAAGLVVMSGEMVKKLGLEPMARYVGFQAAGVAPEIMGIGPIEAVPKVLNKTGLKLSDIDLIELNEAFASQSLAVIRELGLDEDITNVNGGAIAMGHPLGCTGAKLTTQILYEMKARKSKYGLVTMCIGGGMGAAGIFENLS, from the coding sequence ATGTCAGACAGAGAAGCTTATATAGTTGCAGCAGCACGAACGCCTTGTGGGAAAGCCAATAAAGGTTCACTCCGGTTTACCCGGCCCGATTCTATGGGAGGGGAGGTTGTGAAAGATCTTCTGAAGCGAACCAAAGGCTTGGAAGCGGAACAGGTTGAAGATGTGATTATGGGATGTGCATTCCCTGAGGCATCCCAGGGATTGAATGTAGCACGCCAGATTGCTTTGTTGGGGGGATTGCCTGATTCAGTTCCCGGCGTGACCGTAAACCGTTTTTGTTCATCCGGATTGCAAACCATAGCCATGGCTGCTGAACGTATTATGGCCGGAGCGGCAGATGTGATTATTGCCGGCGGGGTTGAATCTATGAGTTTGGTTCCGATGGGAGGTATGTCGGTTCAACCCAACCCTGAGTTAGTGGATAATAAACCCGGTGTGTATGTGAGTATGGGAATCACTGCAGAAAATGTAGCAGATAAATACAAAGTCAGCCGTGAAGATCAGGATGAATTTGGGTACCGAAGTCACCAGCGGGCGATCAAGGCCTGGGAAGATGGAAAGTTTGATGAACAGATTACCCCGGTTAAAGTGAAAGAAAAGAAAGTGACAGCAGATGGTGAGGTGGTCGAAGATTCTTTCACATTCAAGAAAGATGAAGGCCCTCGTAAAGATACTTCGGTTGAAGCTTTATCAGGATTGCGCCCGGTATTTAAGAACGGCGGAAGTGTAACGGCGGGAAATTCATCTCAAATGAATGATGCTGCAGCCGGTCTGGTAGTTATGAGCGGAGAGATGGTGAAGAAACTCGGACTGGAACCGATGGCTCGATATGTAGGATTTCAGGCAGCCGGTGTTGCCCCGGAAATTATGGGCATTGGTCCAATCGAGGCGGTTCCCAAAGTACTCAATAAAACCGGATTGAAATTATCTGATATTGATCTAATCGAATTAAATGAGGCTTTTGCTTCCCAATCATTGGCCGTTATTAGAGAACTTGGGCTGGATGAAGATATCACCAATGTAAACGGTGGGGCTATCGCCATGGGACATCCATTGGGGTGCACCGGCGCTAAACTTACCACACAGATCTTGTATGAAATGAAAGCCCGTAAATCTAAATATGGGTTAGTGACCATGTGTATTGGCGGCGGAATGGGCGCTGCCGGTATTTTTGAGAATTTAAGTTGA